In Streptantibioticus cattleyicolor NRRL 8057 = DSM 46488, a genomic segment contains:
- a CDS encoding cold-shock protein, whose translation MAQGTVKWFNAEKGYGFIAVDGGADVFVHYSAIQMDGYRTLEEGQRVEFEISQGQKGPQADMVRVSA comes from the coding sequence ATGGCTCAGGGCACCGTCAAGTGGTTCAACGCGGAGAAGGGGTACGGCTTCATCGCGGTCGACGGTGGTGCGGACGTCTTCGTGCACTACAGCGCGATCCAGATGGACGGCTACCGCACCCTCGAGGAAGGCCAGCGGGTCGAGTTCGAGATCTCGCAGGGCCAGAAGGGGCCGCAGGCCGACATGGTCCGCGTCTCCGCCTAA
- a CDS encoding MoaD/ThiS family protein, which produces MSVNVRIPTILRTYTGGQAEVTAEGGTLSEVIASLERNHPGIAARVLDDEGKLRRFVNVYVNDDDVRFAEGLATATPDGAGVSIIPAVAGGC; this is translated from the coding sequence ATGAGTGTGAATGTCCGCATCCCGACCATTCTCCGTACCTACACCGGCGGGCAGGCCGAGGTGACGGCCGAGGGCGGCACGCTCTCCGAGGTGATCGCCTCCCTGGAGCGCAACCACCCGGGGATCGCCGCCCGGGTCCTGGACGACGAGGGCAAGCTGCGCCGCTTCGTCAACGTCTACGTCAACGACGACGACGTCCGGTTCGCCGAGGGGCTGGCCACCGCCACCCCGGACGGCGCCGGCGTGTCGATCATCCCGGCGGTGGCCGGCGGCTGCTGA
- the thrC gene encoding threonine synthase — MAVETVAPATRSTDFGNAVALSCRECGERVPLGPVFACAVCFGPLEVAYEFPADPEGLRARIEAGPHSIWRYAPLLPVPADVATKPNLDPGFTKLVKADRLARELGVTGGLHIKDDSGNPTHSFKDRVVAIAVEAARNFGLTTLSCSSTGNLAGAVGAAAVRAGFKSCVFIPHDLESGKVVMAAVYGGDLVGIEGTYDDVNRFCSELIGDPIGEGWGFTNVNLRPYYGEGSKTLAYEICEQLGWRLPDNIVIPIASGSQLTKIDKGLQELIKLGLVEEKPYRIYGAQAAGCNPVAAAFKAGHDVVRPVKPDTIAKSLAIGNPADGPYVLDIARRTGGAVEEVDDEQVVDAIKLLARTEGIFAETAGGVTIGVLKKLIETGQLDPAAETVAINTGDGLKTLDAVAPTTGPTAIIRPTLDSFREAGLA, encoded by the coding sequence ATGGCTGTTGAAACCGTCGCACCCGCCACCCGCTCGACCGACTTCGGCAACGCCGTAGCCTTGTCCTGCCGCGAGTGCGGCGAGCGCGTCCCGCTCGGACCGGTCTTCGCCTGCGCGGTCTGTTTCGGACCGCTGGAAGTGGCGTACGAGTTCCCCGCCGACCCCGAGGGGCTGCGGGCGCGCATCGAGGCCGGACCGCACAGCATCTGGCGCTACGCCCCGCTGCTGCCCGTCCCGGCCGACGTGGCCACCAAACCCAACCTGGACCCCGGCTTCACCAAGCTGGTCAAGGCCGACCGGCTCGCCCGCGAACTCGGCGTCACCGGCGGCCTGCACATCAAGGACGACTCCGGCAACCCCACCCACTCGTTCAAGGACCGGGTGGTCGCCATCGCCGTCGAGGCCGCCCGCAACTTCGGCCTCACCACGCTCTCCTGCTCCTCCACCGGCAACCTGGCCGGCGCCGTCGGGGCCGCCGCGGTGCGCGCGGGCTTCAAGTCCTGCGTCTTCATCCCGCACGACCTGGAGTCCGGCAAGGTCGTCATGGCCGCGGTCTACGGCGGCGACCTGGTCGGCATCGAGGGCACCTACGACGACGTCAACCGCTTCTGCAGCGAGCTGATCGGCGACCCGATCGGCGAGGGCTGGGGCTTCACCAACGTCAACCTGCGCCCCTACTACGGCGAGGGCTCCAAGACGCTGGCGTACGAGATCTGCGAGCAGCTCGGCTGGCGGCTGCCGGACAACATCGTCATCCCCATCGCCTCCGGCTCCCAGCTCACCAAGATCGACAAGGGGCTCCAGGAGCTGATCAAGCTGGGCCTGGTCGAGGAGAAGCCCTACCGGATCTACGGCGCCCAGGCCGCCGGGTGCAACCCGGTGGCCGCCGCCTTCAAGGCCGGCCACGACGTGGTGCGGCCGGTCAAGCCGGACACCATCGCCAAGTCGCTGGCCATCGGCAACCCGGCGGACGGCCCCTACGTGCTCGACATCGCCCGGCGCACCGGCGGCGCGGTCGAGGAGGTCGACGACGAGCAGGTGGTCGACGCCATCAAGCTGCTCGCCCGCACCGAGGGCATCTTCGCCGAGACCGCCGGCGGCGTGACCATCGGCGTGCTCAAGAAGCTGATCGAGACCGGTCAGCTCGACCCGGCCGCCGAGACCGTCGCCATCAACACCGGCGACGGACTGAAGACCCTGGACGCGGTGGCCCCCACCACCGGTCCCACCGCGATCATCCGCCCCACCCTTGACTCGTTCCGAGAGGCTGGCCTCGCATGA
- a CDS encoding glucosyl-3-phosphoglycerate synthase, whose protein sequence is MLEEVERWLEQRSWTAADRPLDLLLAAKRAAGPAGTVSVVLPALDEEATVGAIVEEIRGALMTEAVPLVDELVVMDSGSTDATAEVAAAAGARVVHRDDVLPRVPAVPGKGEVLWRSLLVTRGEIVCFVDADLRDFDARFVYGIVGPLLTDPGIALVKAMYDRPLETGGAVVAHGGGRVTELVARPLLNLHWPRLAGFVQPLGGEYAGRRSLLERLPFPVGYGVELGMLVDALELVGLDALAQVDVGVRRHRHQDGPALGRMAATIYRTAHVRLARGPLVRPVLTQFDRAPHGGFEPRVHEVPVEERPPMITVPEYLRRRAA, encoded by the coding sequence GTGCTGGAAGAGGTGGAGCGCTGGCTGGAACAGCGGTCCTGGACCGCGGCCGACCGGCCGCTCGACCTGCTGCTCGCGGCGAAGCGGGCGGCCGGGCCGGCCGGGACGGTCAGCGTGGTGCTCCCCGCGCTCGACGAGGAGGCCACCGTCGGCGCGATCGTCGAGGAGATCCGCGGCGCGCTGATGACCGAGGCGGTGCCGCTGGTCGACGAGTTGGTGGTGATGGACTCCGGCTCCACCGACGCCACCGCCGAGGTGGCCGCCGCGGCCGGCGCCCGGGTGGTGCACCGCGACGACGTGCTGCCCAGGGTCCCGGCGGTGCCCGGCAAGGGCGAGGTGCTGTGGCGGTCGCTGCTGGTCACCCGGGGGGAGATCGTCTGCTTCGTCGACGCCGACCTGCGCGACTTCGACGCGCGCTTCGTCTACGGGATCGTCGGCCCGCTGCTGACCGATCCCGGCATCGCTTTGGTGAAGGCGATGTACGACCGTCCGCTGGAGACCGGCGGGGCGGTGGTCGCGCACGGCGGCGGACGCGTCACCGAGCTGGTCGCCCGGCCGCTGCTCAACCTGCACTGGCCGCGGCTGGCCGGGTTCGTCCAGCCGCTGGGCGGCGAGTACGCGGGCCGCCGGTCGCTGCTGGAACGGCTGCCGTTCCCGGTCGGCTACGGGGTGGAGCTGGGCATGCTGGTGGACGCCCTGGAACTGGTGGGGCTGGACGCGCTGGCCCAGGTGGACGTGGGCGTCCGCCGCCACCGCCACCAGGACGGGCCGGCGCTGGGCCGGATGGCGGCCACCATCTACCGCACCGCCCACGTACGGCTGGCCCGCGGACCGCTGGTGCGTCCGGTGCTGACCCAGTTCGACCGCGCCCCGCACGGCGGCTTCGAGCCACGGGTGCACGAGGTGCCCGTGGAGGAACGGCCGCCGATGATCACGGTGCCGGAATACCTCCGGCGCAGGGCGGCCTGA
- a CDS encoding alpha,alpha-trehalose-phosphate synthase (UDP-forming): MVATHSARILVASNRGPVSYTRDEDGSLRHKRGGGGLVSGLSAIGPGADAVWVCAAMSDGDRAAVAATGGALDPADTGGQRVRMLDIAPEVFRDAYNGIANSVLWFVHHLLYQTPLEPAFDRGFREQWASYERYNAAFAEALAEEAAEGAVVLVQDYHLTLAPSLLRRLRPDLRIGHFSHTPWAPPDYFRLLPDDVAADVLRGVLGADRAGFLTRRWAEAFAACCEQVLGARVARDGDELTVTHDGRTTRIGVHGLGADADFLRERAHRPDVDERLAELRRQVGPDRRTVVRVDRTELSKNIVRGLLAYRELLATRPQWRGRVVHVAFAYPSRHDLAVYREYTAAVRKLADEINAEYATDDWQPLILHVKDDFARSLAAYRLADVALVNPIRDGMNLVAKEVPVVSENGCALVLSREAGAHAELAEDAITVNPYDVQATAEALHEALSMADDERAERSKRLAAAATALPPHRWFLDQLAALGG; the protein is encoded by the coding sequence ATGGTCGCAACGCATTCCGCACGGATCCTGGTCGCGTCCAACCGCGGGCCGGTGTCGTACACACGGGACGAGGACGGCTCGCTGCGCCACAAGCGCGGCGGGGGCGGACTGGTCTCCGGGCTGAGCGCCATAGGGCCGGGTGCGGACGCGGTGTGGGTGTGCGCGGCGATGTCCGACGGCGACCGGGCGGCGGTGGCGGCCACCGGCGGCGCCCTCGACCCGGCCGACACCGGCGGACAGCGGGTGCGCATGCTCGACATCGCCCCGGAGGTGTTCCGGGACGCCTACAACGGCATCGCCAACTCGGTGCTGTGGTTCGTCCACCACCTGCTCTACCAGACGCCGCTGGAGCCCGCCTTCGACCGGGGGTTCCGCGAGCAGTGGGCGTCGTACGAGCGGTACAACGCGGCGTTCGCCGAGGCGCTGGCCGAGGAGGCCGCCGAGGGCGCGGTGGTGCTGGTGCAGGACTACCACCTGACGCTCGCCCCGAGCCTGCTGCGCCGGCTCCGGCCGGATCTGCGCATCGGCCACTTCTCGCACACCCCGTGGGCGCCGCCGGACTACTTCCGGCTGCTCCCCGACGACGTCGCCGCCGACGTGCTGCGCGGCGTCCTCGGTGCCGACCGGGCCGGTTTCCTCACCCGGCGCTGGGCCGAGGCGTTCGCCGCCTGCTGCGAGCAGGTGCTGGGCGCGCGGGTGGCACGCGACGGGGACGAGCTGACCGTCACCCACGACGGGCGCACCACCCGGATCGGGGTGCACGGCCTCGGCGCGGACGCCGACTTCCTGCGCGAGCGGGCGCACCGTCCGGACGTGGACGAACGCCTGGCGGAGCTGCGGCGGCAGGTCGGGCCGGACCGGCGCACCGTGGTGCGGGTGGACCGCACCGAGCTGTCGAAGAACATCGTGCGCGGGCTGCTGGCCTACCGGGAGCTGCTGGCCACCCGCCCGCAGTGGCGCGGCCGGGTGGTGCACGTGGCCTTCGCCTACCCGTCCCGCCACGACCTGGCCGTCTACCGCGAGTACACCGCGGCGGTGCGGAAGCTGGCCGACGAGATCAACGCCGAGTACGCCACGGACGACTGGCAGCCGTTGATCCTGCACGTCAAGGACGACTTCGCGCGGTCGCTCGCCGCCTACCGGCTGGCCGACGTGGCCCTGGTCAACCCGATCCGCGACGGGATGAACCTGGTGGCCAAGGAGGTCCCGGTGGTCTCCGAGAACGGCTGCGCCCTGGTGCTCTCCCGGGAGGCCGGCGCCCACGCAGAACTCGCCGAGGACGCGATCACCGTCAACCCGTACGACGTCCAGGCCACCGCCGAGGCGCTGCACGAGGCGCTCTCCATGGCCGACGACGAACGCGCGGAGCGCAGCAAGCGCCTGGCCGCCGCGGCCACCGCCCTGCCGCCGCACCGCTGGTTCCTCGACCAGCTCGCCGCGCTGGGCGGCTGA
- the otsB gene encoding trehalose-phosphatase encodes MGSHSLPTATTPAGKAGYEALLAEPERAVVALDFDGTLAPIVADPEQARAHPGAVPALARLAPRVGSVVVITGRPAGVAVRYGGFAGVKGLEHLTVLGHYGAERWEAATGELRAPADDPGVLAVRAELPGFLDNLGAWRHTWVETAHIEHKGGRAVAVHTRRTDDPEAALESLRGPLTELATRHGLIVEPGRMVLELRPPGMDKGVALADHVRAADASAVLYGGDDLGDLAAFDAVDRLRAEGVPGVLVCSGSSEVTALAERADLVVDGPAGMVRLLESLADALEG; translated from the coding sequence ATGGGCAGCCATTCCCTTCCCACCGCCACCACCCCCGCGGGCAAGGCCGGGTACGAGGCGCTGCTGGCCGAGCCGGAACGGGCCGTGGTGGCCCTCGACTTCGACGGCACGCTGGCCCCCATCGTGGCCGACCCCGAGCAGGCCCGCGCCCACCCGGGCGCCGTCCCCGCACTGGCCCGGCTCGCTCCACGGGTCGGCTCGGTCGTCGTGATCACCGGCCGTCCGGCCGGGGTCGCCGTACGCTACGGCGGCTTCGCCGGCGTCAAGGGGCTCGAACACCTCACCGTGCTCGGCCACTACGGCGCCGAACGCTGGGAGGCGGCCACCGGTGAGCTGCGCGCCCCCGCCGACGACCCCGGGGTCCTCGCGGTCCGCGCCGAACTCCCCGGTTTTCTCGACAACCTCGGCGCCTGGCGGCACACCTGGGTGGAGACCGCCCACATCGAGCACAAGGGCGGCCGGGCGGTCGCCGTCCACACCCGGCGCACCGACGACCCCGAAGCCGCCCTGGAGTCCCTGCGCGGCCCCCTCACCGAACTCGCCACCCGCCACGGCCTGATCGTCGAACCCGGCCGCATGGTGCTGGAACTGCGCCCGCCCGGCATGGACAAGGGCGTCGCCCTCGCCGACCACGTCCGCGCCGCCGACGCGAGCGCCGTCCTCTACGGCGGCGACGACCTCGGCGACCTCGCCGCCTTCGACGCCGTCGACCGGCTGCGTGCCGAAGGCGTCCCCGGCGTCCTGGTGTGCAGCGGCAGCTCCGAGGTCACCGCCCTGGCCGAACGCGCCGACCTGGTGGTCGACGGCCCGGCCGGCATGGTCCGCCTCCTCGAATCCCTCGCCGACGCGCTGGAGGGCTGA
- a CDS encoding DUF3263 domain-containing protein, translated as MTDGAAPHPDDERPPTGPPGADDAPGPEPALDERSRAVLAVAAASWPSVGARERAVRERLGMSSTRYYQLLNALLDDPRAMAHAPATVKRLRAARAARRRNR; from the coding sequence ATGACGGACGGCGCGGCACCCCACCCCGACGACGAGCGGCCCCCCACGGGGCCGCCCGGCGCCGACGACGCGCCCGGCCCGGAGCCGGCGCTCGACGAACGCTCCCGCGCCGTCCTCGCCGTCGCCGCCGCCTCCTGGCCCTCCGTCGGGGCCCGGGAACGCGCCGTCCGCGAACGCCTGGGGATGTCGTCCACCCGCTACTACCAGCTGCTCAACGCCCTGCTCGACGACCCGCGGGCGATGGCCCACGCCCCGGCCACCGTCAAACGGCTGCGCGCCGCCCGCGCCGCCCGCCGCCGCAACCGCTGA
- a CDS encoding ABC transporter substrate-binding protein, whose translation MHRRRILGLAGAGLAAAFTLSACGTGAGVGGPTTITMVAADYGDSAANSSQAYWDGVASEFQKKNPGIKVDVKVYSWNDVDKKVADMVAAGNAPDIAQIGAYADYAAKNQLYSVDDLLSIPAQADFITSMESAGEVNRTQYGMPFVSSTRMLFYNKALFRKAGIVNPDGSAKPPTSWDELKADAAKLKSVGVKDPFGLPFGPEEPAAETLIWMLGGGSGYTDQLGSYTIDSPQNIDTFKWIKSNLVDPGLTGTDPAVTNRQDVFDAFCKGQVGMLNGHPTLLQQAAKAHVDFGIAKIPGKNGPLGSTVGVADWMMAFKQHGHRQQIGKFLQFAYGQQNTLQFLKQYDLLPVTVSASDAMRSDTSVKQLWPFIDELPSAQFYPDNKTSWGPVNARLKQVIGRAATHDPTGVLTSLQRTAEAADNSAKARQ comes from the coding sequence GTGCATCGGCGGCGGATCCTGGGTCTGGCGGGAGCGGGCCTCGCGGCGGCCTTCACGCTCTCGGCGTGCGGTACCGGCGCCGGGGTAGGTGGCCCCACCACCATCACCATGGTCGCGGCGGACTACGGCGACAGCGCCGCCAACTCCTCCCAGGCGTACTGGGACGGCGTCGCCTCGGAGTTCCAGAAGAAGAACCCCGGCATCAAGGTGGACGTCAAGGTCTACAGCTGGAACGACGTCGACAAGAAGGTCGCCGACATGGTGGCGGCGGGCAACGCCCCCGACATCGCCCAGATCGGCGCCTACGCCGACTACGCGGCGAAGAACCAGCTCTACAGCGTCGACGACCTGCTCTCCATCCCCGCCCAGGCCGACTTCATCACCTCGATGGAGAGCGCCGGCGAGGTCAACCGCACCCAGTACGGCATGCCGTTCGTCTCCAGCACCCGCATGCTCTTCTACAACAAGGCGCTCTTCCGCAAGGCCGGCATCGTCAACCCCGACGGCTCAGCGAAGCCGCCCACCTCGTGGGACGAGCTGAAGGCGGACGCCGCCAAGCTCAAGTCGGTCGGTGTGAAGGACCCGTTCGGGCTGCCGTTCGGCCCGGAGGAGCCGGCCGCGGAGACCCTGATATGGATGCTCGGCGGCGGCAGCGGCTACACCGACCAGCTCGGCAGCTACACCATCGACTCCCCGCAGAACATCGACACGTTCAAGTGGATCAAGTCCAACCTGGTGGACCCCGGGCTCACCGGCACCGACCCCGCGGTCACCAACCGCCAGGACGTCTTCGACGCCTTCTGCAAGGGGCAGGTCGGCATGCTCAACGGCCACCCCACCCTGCTCCAGCAGGCCGCCAAGGCCCACGTCGACTTCGGCATCGCCAAGATCCCCGGCAAGAACGGCCCGCTCGGCTCCACGGTGGGCGTCGCCGACTGGATGATGGCCTTCAAGCAGCACGGCCACCGCCAGCAGATCGGCAAGTTCCTCCAGTTCGCCTACGGCCAGCAGAACACGCTGCAGTTCCTCAAGCAGTACGACCTGCTGCCGGTGACCGTCTCCGCCTCCGACGCGATGCGCTCGGACACCTCGGTCAAGCAGCTGTGGCCGTTCATCGACGAGCTGCCCAGCGCCCAGTTCTACCCGGACAACAAGACCTCGTGGGGCCCGGTCAACGCGCGTCTGAAGCAGGTCATCGGCCGCGCCGCCACCCACGACCCCACCGGCGTGCTCACCTCCCTCCAGCGCACCGCCGAAGCGGCGGACAACAGCGCCAAGGCCAGGCAGTAA
- a CDS encoding ROK family protein, whose protein sequence is MRHVIALDVGGTGMKGALVGPDGEPLHEERRPTERGRGPGAVVDSVLEFAAALRERGMRDHGEPAAAAGVAVPGVVDDAAGVAVYSANIGWRDVPMRALLAERLGGVPVALGHDLRCGGLAEGRLGAGRGQDRFLFLALGTGIAAAIGIDGRIEAGAHGYAGEIGHIVVRPGGRGCPCGQNGCLETESSASAVARDWAEASGDPEATAAGCAHAVAEGDPRALAVWRNAVDTLAAGLVTGLTLLDPRVIVIGGGLAEAGETLFGPLRTAVAERVTFQKLPLIVPAALGDAAGCLGAGLLAWDRLSMEVTA, encoded by the coding sequence GTGAGACACGTCATCGCCCTCGATGTTGGCGGCACCGGCATGAAGGGCGCCCTGGTCGGTCCGGACGGCGAGCCGTTGCACGAGGAGCGGCGGCCGACGGAGCGGGGGCGCGGGCCGGGGGCCGTGGTGGACTCGGTGCTGGAGTTCGCCGCCGCGCTGCGGGAGCGCGGGATGCGCGACCACGGGGAGCCGGCCGCCGCGGCCGGGGTCGCGGTGCCGGGGGTGGTGGACGACGCCGCCGGGGTCGCGGTGTACTCCGCGAACATCGGCTGGCGTGACGTGCCGATGCGCGCGCTCCTCGCCGAGCGGCTCGGCGGCGTTCCCGTCGCCCTCGGCCACGACCTGCGCTGCGGCGGCCTCGCCGAGGGCCGGCTGGGCGCCGGGCGCGGCCAGGACCGTTTCCTGTTCCTGGCGCTCGGCACCGGTATCGCCGCCGCGATCGGCATCGACGGCCGGATCGAGGCCGGCGCCCACGGCTACGCGGGCGAGATCGGCCACATCGTGGTCCGTCCGGGCGGGCGTGGCTGCCCGTGCGGCCAGAACGGGTGCCTGGAGACGGAGTCCTCCGCGTCCGCGGTCGCCCGCGACTGGGCCGAGGCCAGTGGTGACCCCGAGGCCACCGCGGCGGGGTGCGCGCACGCCGTCGCGGAGGGCGATCCGCGCGCGCTGGCGGTGTGGCGCAACGCCGTGGACACGCTGGCCGCGGGTCTGGTGACCGGGCTGACCCTGCTGGACCCGCGGGTGATCGTGATCGGCGGCGGGCTGGCCGAGGCCGGGGAGACGCTCTTCGGCCCGTTGCGGACGGCGGTCGCGGAGCGGGTGACGTTCCAGAAGCTGCCCCTGATCGTTCCGGCGGCCCTCGGGGACGCTGCCGGGTGCCTGGGCGCGGGGCTCCTCGCCTGGGACCGACTCTCCATGGAGGTAACCGCCTGA
- the nagA gene encoding N-acetylglucosamine-6-phosphate deacetylase translates to MSAEPNTSGREVLTGARVVLPTGVAEVPLAIEGGRIAGSGAAAGVGSVDLSGHWIVPGFVDVHVHGGGGASFSSGTAEEALTAIATHRAHGTTTMVASTVTGALDDLARQVDVLAALTEQGELAGVHFEGPFISPHRCGAHQPSLLRDPDPADVRKLLDAARGSARMMTLAPELPGGLDSVRLLVEHGVIAAVGHTDAAYEATLEAVEAGATVATHLFNAMPALHHRTPGPIAALLEDERVTVELINDGTHLHPAMLELAFRAAGAGRVAFITDAMGAAGMSDGRYPLGPMEVEVKDGVARLVEGGSIAGSTLTLDTAFRRAVTVDRLPVEQVVEAISVNPARLLGVYDRVGSLEPGKDADLVVLDETFELAGVMRKGEWLVRPAGR, encoded by the coding sequence ATGTCCGCTGAGCCCAACACTTCCGGCCGCGAGGTGCTGACCGGCGCCCGCGTGGTGCTGCCCACCGGGGTCGCCGAGGTGCCGCTGGCGATCGAGGGCGGCCGGATCGCCGGATCCGGCGCGGCGGCCGGGGTCGGCTCGGTCGACCTTTCCGGCCACTGGATCGTGCCGGGCTTCGTCGACGTGCACGTACACGGCGGCGGCGGGGCCTCGTTCTCCTCCGGTACCGCCGAGGAGGCGCTGACCGCGATCGCCACGCACCGCGCGCACGGCACCACCACCATGGTGGCCTCCACCGTCACCGGTGCCCTGGACGACCTGGCCCGCCAGGTGGACGTCCTGGCGGCCCTGACCGAGCAGGGCGAGCTGGCCGGGGTGCACTTCGAGGGGCCGTTCATCTCGCCGCACCGGTGCGGGGCGCACCAGCCGTCGCTGCTGCGCGACCCGGACCCGGCGGACGTACGCAAGCTGCTGGACGCGGCGCGCGGCAGCGCCCGGATGATGACGCTGGCGCCGGAGCTGCCGGGCGGCCTCGACTCGGTGCGCCTCCTCGTCGAGCACGGGGTGATCGCGGCGGTGGGCCACACCGACGCGGCCTACGAGGCGACGCTGGAGGCGGTGGAGGCGGGGGCCACCGTGGCCACCCACCTGTTCAACGCGATGCCGGCGCTGCACCACCGGACGCCGGGGCCGATCGCGGCGCTGCTGGAGGACGAGCGGGTCACCGTCGAGCTGATCAACGACGGTACGCATCTGCACCCGGCCATGCTGGAGCTGGCGTTCCGGGCCGCGGGGGCCGGGCGGGTGGCGTTCATCACCGACGCGATGGGCGCGGCCGGGATGAGCGACGGGCGGTATCCGCTGGGCCCGATGGAGGTCGAGGTCAAGGACGGGGTGGCGCGGCTGGTGGAGGGCGGTTCGATCGCCGGTTCCACGCTGACGCTGGACACCGCGTTCCGGCGGGCGGTGACCGTGGACCGGCTGCCGGTGGAGCAGGTGGTCGAGGCGATCTCGGTCAACCCGGCACGGCTGCTGGGGGTCTACGACCGGGTGGGTTCGCTGGAGCCGGGCAAGGACGCCGATCTGGTGGTCCTCGACGAGACGTTCGAACTGGCGGGTGTGATGCGCAAGGGCGAGTGGCTCGTTCGTCCGGCGGGCAGATAG
- a CDS encoding 1-phosphofructokinase family hexose kinase — translation MILTVTLNAALDVTYQVSRLVPHTTHRVGEVVERPGGKGLNVSCVLAALGVPTTVTGLVGGRTGAALRARLAQAAPHATDALVPVAGTTRRTVAVVDASTGDTTMFNEPGPAVSTEEWLRFFDVYRELLDGARAVALCGSLPPGLPVGSYADLVRAARAAGVPVLLDTSGEPLRRGIAARPDLVKPNAEELAQLTGMADPTRAAHEARRRGGRAVVASSGPGGLLAVTGQGVWRAVPPERLAGNPTGAGDSAVAGLLSALVEGAPWPQRLARAVALSAATVRAATAGSFDRATYEALLPRVVVTEENKAA, via the coding sequence GTGATCCTCACGGTCACGCTCAACGCTGCCCTCGATGTGACGTACCAGGTGTCCCGGCTGGTCCCGCACACCACGCACCGGGTGGGCGAGGTCGTCGAGCGGCCCGGCGGCAAGGGGCTCAACGTCTCGTGCGTGCTGGCCGCGCTGGGCGTGCCGACCACCGTCACCGGGCTGGTCGGCGGACGTACCGGTGCCGCGTTGCGGGCCCGGCTGGCGCAGGCCGCGCCGCACGCCACCGACGCGCTGGTGCCGGTGGCCGGTACGACCCGGCGCACGGTCGCCGTGGTGGACGCCTCGACCGGGGACACCACGATGTTCAACGAGCCGGGGCCGGCCGTCTCCACCGAGGAGTGGCTGCGTTTCTTCGACGTCTACCGCGAGCTGCTGGACGGTGCGCGGGCGGTGGCGTTGTGCGGGTCCTTGCCGCCGGGGCTGCCGGTGGGCAGTTACGCGGACCTGGTGCGGGCGGCGCGGGCGGCCGGGGTGCCGGTGCTGCTGGACACCAGCGGGGAGCCGCTGCGCCGGGGCATCGCGGCCCGGCCGGACCTGGTCAAGCCCAACGCCGAGGAGCTGGCGCAGCTGACCGGGATGGCCGATCCGACCCGGGCGGCGCACGAGGCGCGGCGGCGCGGCGGCCGGGCGGTGGTCGCCTCCAGCGGTCCGGGCGGGCTGCTGGCGGTGACCGGGCAGGGCGTCTGGCGGGCGGTGCCGCCGGAGCGGCTGGCGGGCAATCCGACCGGCGCCGGTGACTCGGCGGTGGCCGGGCTGCTGTCGGCGCTGGTGGAGGGTGCCCCCTGGCCGCAGCGGCTGGCGCGCGCGGTGGCGCTGTCGGCGGCGACGGTACGGGCGGCGACGGCCGGGTCGTTCGACCGGGCCACCTATGAGGCGCTGTTGCCGCGGGTCGTGGTGACCGAAGAGAACAAGGCAGCCTGA
- a CDS encoding class II fructose-bisphosphate aldolase has translation MPLVTTAELVREARAAGHGVAAFNVITLEHAEAVAAGAEAAGRPAVVQISQNAVRFHGGRLAPVAAATAEVCRASSARLALHLDHVDSVELLHAAHRCGFSSVMFDASKLPYADNVKATARAVRWGHEREIWVEAELGAVGGKAGDAHTPGVRTDPVEAAGFTAATGVDALAVAVGSSHAMTERTATLDVELIARLRQAVPVPLVLHGSSGVPDGQLRRAVAAGMVKVNVGTALNVAFTGRVRELLAADQAVVDPRRYLRGAREAMAATVARFLAVVGDGAAG, from the coding sequence ATGCCGCTCGTCACCACCGCCGAACTCGTCCGGGAGGCCCGCGCGGCCGGGCACGGGGTCGCCGCGTTCAACGTGATCACGCTGGAGCACGCGGAGGCGGTCGCGGCGGGCGCGGAGGCGGCGGGGCGGCCGGCGGTGGTGCAGATCAGCCAGAACGCGGTGCGGTTCCACGGCGGGCGGCTCGCCCCGGTCGCGGCGGCGACGGCCGAGGTGTGTCGCGCGTCGTCGGCCCGGCTCGCCCTCCACCTCGACCACGTGGACAGCGTGGAGCTGCTGCACGCGGCCCACCGTTGCGGGTTCTCCTCGGTGATGTTCGACGCGTCGAAGCTGCCGTACGCCGACAACGTGAAGGCGACGGCGCGGGCGGTGCGCTGGGGGCACGAGCGGGAGATCTGGGTCGAGGCGGAGCTGGGCGCGGTCGGCGGCAAGGCGGGGGACGCGCACACCCCCGGGGTGCGGACCGATCCGGTGGAGGCGGCCGGGTTCACGGCGGCGACCGGGGTGGACGCGCTGGCGGTGGCGGTGGGCAGTTCGCACGCGATGACCGAGCGCACCGCGACGCTGGACGTGGAGCTGATCGCCCGGCTGCGTCAGGCGGTGCCGGTGCCGCTGGTGCTGCACGGTTCGTCGGGGGTGCCGGACGGGCAGCTGCGGCGGGCGGTGGCGGCCGGGATGGTGAAGGTCAACGTCGGTACGGCGTTGAACGTCGCGTTCACCGGGCGGGTACGGGAGCTGCTGGCGGCGGACCAGGCGGTGGTGGACCCGCGGCGTTATCTGCGCGGGGCGCGGGAGGCGATGGCCGCGACCGTCGCCCGGTTCCTGGCGGTCGTGGGCGACGGCGCGGCGGGGTGA